One genomic segment of Chitinibacter sp. FCG-7 includes these proteins:
- a CDS encoding HD domain-containing phosphohydrolase: protein MDFLLPESTSTVNEILPPWKVVVIDDERDIFEVTRLSLSRVKVDGRPLELLYADSARSGYELLSMHPDVAVAFIDVVMESPEAGLELVERIRSEMKNHSLRIILRTGQANQHPEEVVIQEYDINDYKAKTELTNIKLKTCIYAAIRSYRDIVTIRNTQHGMEKVIASSQAVLRSRTLHQFGSAVLQQLLDLLNIQSSEVYLVSQSVDLYGDKVNHVLAATGENISVQDDLSTPVLPDHVRELVNYVNAGGDNHLPGAAFLARFQVGESSSNVLYASLNQPLDALQTKLLQMFASNVALIFESLYTKENIQETQKELLLVIGDAIEQRSKETGMHVRRVALMCELLAQKLGMSAEFCETIRYASPLHDIGKIGIPEHILHKHGKLDAAEWAIMQTHAELGYQLLKKTKRVIAKMGAIIAREHHEKWDGSGYPRGLAGEQIAIEARIMAIVDVIDALGSRRAYKEPWDDAAIIALVRSERGRHFDPTLVDLALSHYDELLAIRRQLPDISDQGH, encoded by the coding sequence ATGGATTTTTTACTTCCCGAATCGACATCAACTGTGAACGAGATCTTGCCGCCCTGGAAAGTGGTGGTGATTGATGACGAACGTGATATTTTTGAAGTTACCCGTTTATCGCTCTCGCGCGTCAAAGTGGACGGGCGACCGCTTGAACTGCTGTACGCCGATAGTGCCCGCAGCGGCTATGAATTGCTCAGCATGCACCCGGACGTGGCGGTGGCTTTTATTGATGTGGTGATGGAGTCGCCCGAAGCGGGGCTGGAGCTGGTCGAGCGCATCCGCTCCGAAATGAAAAATCATTCACTGCGCATTATCCTGCGCACCGGGCAGGCCAATCAGCATCCTGAAGAAGTCGTGATTCAGGAATATGATATCAACGACTACAAAGCCAAAACCGAGCTGACCAATATCAAGCTCAAAACCTGTATTTACGCCGCTATCCGCTCTTACCGCGATATAGTCACCATCCGCAATACCCAGCACGGCATGGAAAAAGTCATTGCCTCGTCGCAAGCCGTGCTCCGCAGCCGCACCTTGCACCAGTTTGGCTCGGCGGTTTTGCAGCAGCTGCTTGATCTTTTGAATATCCAGAGCAGCGAGGTCTATCTGGTGTCGCAATCGGTCGATCTGTACGGCGACAAAGTCAATCATGTGCTGGCCGCCACCGGCGAGAATATCTCGGTGCAGGATGATTTAAGTACGCCCGTGCTGCCGGATCATGTGCGCGAGCTGGTCAATTACGTCAATGCGGGCGGCGATAATCATCTGCCGGGCGCGGCGTTCTTGGCCCGTTTCCAGGTGGGTGAAAGCTCGTCAAATGTGCTCTATGCCAGCCTGAATCAGCCGCTGGATGCGCTGCAAACCAAGCTGCTGCAAATGTTTGCCAGCAATGTCGCGCTGATTTTCGAGTCGCTCTACACCAAGGAAAACATCCAGGAAACGCAAAAAGAGCTGCTGCTGGTGATTGGTGACGCGATTGAGCAGCGCTCAAAAGAAACTGGCATGCATGTTCGTCGCGTGGCGCTGATGTGCGAATTGCTGGCGCAAAAACTAGGGATGTCGGCCGAGTTTTGCGAAACCATCCGTTACGCATCGCCCTTGCACGATATTGGCAAGATCGGCATCCCCGAGCATATCCTGCACAAGCATGGCAAACTGGACGCGGCCGAATGGGCCATTATGCAGACTCATGCCGAGCTGGGTTATCAGCTGCTGAAAAAAACCAAGCGCGTTATTGCCAAAATGGGCGCGATCATCGCCAGAGAACATCATGAAAAATGGGATGGCAGCGGTTATCCGCGTGGGCTGGCGGGTGAACAAATCGCCATCGAGGCCCGGATTATGGCGATTGTCGACGTCATCGACGCCCTCGGTTCACGCCGCGCGTACAAGGAGCCGTGGGACGATGCGGCGATTATTGCGCTGGTGCGTAGCGAGCGCGGCCGACACTTTGACCCTACGCTGGTCGATCTGGCACTCAGCCATTACGATGAGCTACTGGCCATCCGCCGCCAGCTGCCCGATATATCCGATCAAGGGCATTAA
- a CDS encoding YhdP family protein, translated as MSLAFLRQLKSLTALFTAWHLRWLKRIVLTAFLLLLLAALAWQFVFIPRLNSYKPWIEQQLSQKVGATVQIAELEGSWRGIRPHLALLKFRLSQGRQTQSSPSQSSPLEFARMEGTLSWWHLLIGQLRFSHLRLHAPELDIVRLANGQWQVAGLKLDPQAKSDGQFFNWLLNQGELTISNGAVRLQDQQNRFPALYADRVQLNAENWFGSHQLVLRFMPRHLMGASGAGKPVEIQGRLSGDDVNTLSQWSGWLKVVLPASDLLQVSPWLSPLMPAIGLKSGYGALALKLELDKGVLEGLEADLQLSNWRLLLPDQTVLSLPLFDGQIVWRDRKQQRTLQVYGRHIRGEGIPGEGNQGKGQAWCERCELEYTQTPERQTLTARRWQLQAFNAYRQFLPEHLAAYRSATLGGYLKQLSLEWPGQWPYGQHSQQPQLDVLQVDAEISQLSVQGVNAWPAVAGLDLTLNLAPKGGQLKLDGQNVRFDYPAQFLEPLQFGLLQAAIDWRREGQGWQLNLDGFKALNAELDLSAQGQYRWPGKGLGQVDLSADIRQLAAQRVYAYLPRVLSDEVLVWLKGGLLAGDARNGRLVWRGDVAQFPYTMGTPAAKAGQFMVQTEAKGVTINYADGWPMVTQVDGQVLIDGMQLTVVANQGQISGTALDQVKVTIPNLEYNQHVLVDGKVSGQTADFLRYVENSPVRAATHGFLDQLKAQGRGQLDLQLDIPIEDVEQTRIKGLYAFDGNQLDFGDEIPVLNQAKGAVSFTETSMKVQPSTARALGGAVQMHGETNAKGELMLNLKGQAELEQALRYYLPPLSPWLQGMVAFQGQLQVDEDDYVFSLNSDLQGAQSHLPVPLNKAAPQSRSFRLKVAGEQSGSRLEFAYGKTLQAALLLPADAAAVRGQIVLGSEGEPAARLPAALSQNQPQNQGIQLSGRWPLLNLAEWLPLQSQWLKAPATGKNPSGKMPELQVQQLAFDQLYIAGQQLDEVRLQGQISEKGVQASLTSQQIAGDLHWLPGANRLDVQLSKLWLPLKPAAIVAEPEKPSRLLARGPLALPAEKSGLSLWQSWPALNLQAQDFRFKNVELGQLRLFSQPQGRGIDFKELSLRNADGQIALNGQWFRQDGSERTQAKVAIDSPNLGKLLKRLGYPEAMKQAPLTFRGDGQWRGAPWSPDWPTAAGQIELNMGAGQFSQLDPGVGRFMSILSLQALPRRLKLDFSDVFSGGFEFDEIHGTAVIEQGIAKTNNLKINGPAAKVRFTGDANFVAGTQHLRVRVVPSIGGAVALGVAVVNPIIGLATLAAQSALDNPLGELVAYEFQIDGSMADPQIKKIGVRPERPFSN; from the coding sequence ATGTCTCTTGCGTTTTTGCGTCAGCTCAAATCCCTGACCGCGCTATTTACCGCCTGGCATCTGCGCTGGCTAAAACGCATCGTGCTGACTGCATTTTTGTTGCTGCTGCTCGCGGCGCTGGCCTGGCAGTTTGTCTTTATCCCGCGCCTCAATAGCTACAAACCCTGGATCGAGCAGCAATTAAGCCAGAAAGTGGGCGCGACGGTGCAGATTGCCGAGCTGGAAGGCAGCTGGCGTGGCATTCGCCCGCATTTGGCGCTGTTGAAGTTTCGCCTCAGCCAAGGTCGCCAAACCCAGAGCAGTCCATCTCAGAGCAGTCCGCTGGAATTTGCCCGCATGGAAGGCACGCTGTCATGGTGGCATTTGCTGATCGGGCAATTGCGCTTTAGCCATTTGCGCCTGCATGCGCCCGAGCTGGATATTGTGCGTCTTGCCAACGGGCAGTGGCAGGTGGCGGGTTTGAAGCTTGATCCGCAGGCGAAAAGCGACGGACAGTTTTTCAACTGGCTGCTCAATCAGGGCGAGCTGACCATCAGCAATGGCGCGGTGCGCCTGCAAGACCAGCAAAACCGTTTTCCGGCGCTGTACGCCGATCGTGTGCAGCTCAATGCTGAAAACTGGTTTGGCAGCCATCAGCTGGTGCTGCGCTTTATGCCGCGCCACTTAATGGGAGCGTCGGGGGCGGGCAAGCCGGTGGAGATTCAGGGCCGACTGAGTGGCGACGATGTAAATACCCTGTCGCAGTGGTCGGGCTGGCTCAAGGTCGTGCTGCCTGCCAGCGATCTATTGCAAGTCAGCCCCTGGTTGTCGCCGCTGATGCCAGCCATCGGCCTGAAGTCGGGCTACGGCGCGCTGGCCTTGAAGCTGGAGCTGGACAAAGGTGTGCTCGAAGGGCTGGAAGCTGATTTGCAATTGAGCAACTGGCGGCTGCTGCTGCCGGATCAGACCGTGTTGAGCTTGCCGCTGTTTGACGGCCAAATCGTCTGGCGAGATCGCAAGCAGCAGCGCACGCTGCAGGTGTACGGCAGACATATTCGAGGTGAAGGGATTCCAGGCGAGGGAAATCAAGGTAAAGGGCAGGCCTGGTGCGAGCGTTGCGAGCTGGAATACACGCAAACGCCCGAGCGGCAAACTCTGACCGCACGCCGCTGGCAGCTGCAGGCATTCAATGCCTATCGGCAGTTTTTGCCCGAGCATCTGGCGGCGTATCGCAGCGCGACGCTGGGGGGCTATCTCAAGCAGCTCAGTCTGGAATGGCCGGGACAATGGCCGTATGGTCAGCACAGCCAGCAACCGCAACTCGATGTGCTGCAAGTGGACGCTGAAATCAGCCAGCTATCGGTGCAGGGCGTTAATGCCTGGCCGGCGGTCGCCGGGCTTGATCTGACGCTGAATCTGGCGCCCAAGGGCGGGCAGCTCAAGCTGGACGGACAGAATGTGCGGTTTGATTATCCGGCGCAATTTTTAGAGCCGCTGCAATTCGGTCTGCTGCAGGCGGCAATCGACTGGCGGCGTGAAGGCCAGGGCTGGCAGCTGAATCTGGATGGTTTTAAAGCGCTCAATGCCGAGCTGGATCTGAGTGCGCAGGGGCAATATCGCTGGCCGGGTAAGGGTCTGGGGCAGGTTGATCTGAGCGCCGACATCCGTCAGCTGGCCGCCCAGCGCGTCTACGCCTATCTGCCGCGTGTGCTCTCTGATGAGGTGCTGGTCTGGCTCAAGGGCGGGCTACTGGCTGGCGATGCGCGCAATGGTCGCCTGGTCTGGCGCGGCGATGTGGCGCAGTTTCCGTACACCATGGGTACCCCTGCGGCCAAGGCTGGGCAGTTTATGGTGCAGACCGAGGCCAAAGGCGTCACCATCAATTACGCCGACGGCTGGCCGATGGTTACGCAGGTGGATGGGCAGGTACTGATTGACGGCATGCAGCTGACGGTGGTGGCCAATCAGGGCCAGATTAGCGGCACGGCGCTCGATCAGGTTAAAGTGACCATTCCCAATCTTGAATACAATCAGCATGTACTTGTCGATGGCAAGGTGAGCGGACAAACCGCCGATTTTTTGCGCTACGTGGAAAACAGCCCGGTGCGTGCCGCCACGCACGGGTTTCTCGACCAGCTCAAGGCCCAAGGCCGCGGCCAGCTTGATCTGCAGCTCGATATTCCGATTGAAGACGTAGAGCAGACCCGTATCAAGGGCCTGTATGCTTTTGACGGCAACCAGCTTGATTTTGGCGATGAGATCCCGGTGCTCAATCAGGCCAAAGGGGCGGTCAGCTTTACCGAAACGAGCATGAAAGTGCAGCCGTCCACCGCCAGAGCCCTGGGCGGCGCAGTGCAGATGCACGGCGAAACCAATGCCAAGGGCGAGCTGATGCTCAATCTGAAAGGGCAGGCCGAGCTTGAGCAGGCTTTGCGGTATTATCTGCCGCCGCTAAGCCCGTGGTTGCAAGGCATGGTGGCGTTTCAGGGGCAGCTGCAAGTGGATGAAGATGATTATGTCTTTAGTCTGAATTCGGATTTGCAGGGCGCTCAGAGCCATCTGCCTGTGCCATTAAATAAAGCCGCGCCACAGAGCAGATCATTTCGCCTGAAAGTGGCGGGCGAGCAAAGCGGTTCCCGTCTTGAATTTGCCTACGGCAAAACCTTGCAGGCTGCGCTTTTGCTCCCAGCCGACGCTGCAGCTGTACGCGGCCAGATTGTGCTCGGTAGCGAAGGTGAACCAGCGGCCCGATTACCCGCAGCATTGTCGCAAAATCAGCCACAAAATCAGGGTATCCAGCTCAGTGGCCGCTGGCCACTGCTCAATCTGGCTGAATGGTTGCCGCTGCAGAGCCAGTGGCTTAAAGCCCCGGCCACCGGCAAGAACCCGAGCGGCAAAATGCCTGAATTGCAGGTGCAGCAGCTGGCGTTTGACCAGCTGTATATTGCAGGCCAGCAGCTTGATGAAGTGCGCTTGCAAGGCCAGATTAGCGAGAAAGGCGTGCAAGCCAGCCTGACCAGTCAGCAGATTGCGGGCGATCTGCACTGGTTGCCGGGGGCCAACCGGCTTGATGTGCAGCTGAGCAAGCTCTGGCTTCCACTGAAGCCCGCTGCAATCGTGGCCGAGCCGGAAAAACCATCTCGCCTGCTTGCGCGCGGCCCGCTGGCGCTGCCCGCTGAGAAAAGCGGTTTAAGCCTGTGGCAATCCTGGCCAGCGCTTAATCTGCAAGCGCAGGATTTTCGTTTTAAAAATGTCGAGCTGGGCCAGCTGCGCCTGTTCAGCCAGCCGCAAGGGCGCGGGATTGATTTCAAGGAGTTGAGCCTGCGCAACGCCGACGGCCAGATTGCCCTCAATGGGCAATGGTTCCGGCAGGACGGTAGCGAGCGCACGCAAGCCAAAGTGGCGATTGATTCGCCCAATCTGGGCAAATTGCTCAAACGTCTGGGCTACCCCGAGGCCATGAAACAGGCGCCTCTGACGTTTCGCGGCGATGGGCAATGGCGTGGCGCGCCGTGGTCGCCCGATTGGCCAACGGCAGCCGGGCAGATCGAGCTGAATATGGGCGCCGGGCAATTTAGCCAGCTGGACCCCGGCGTGGGGCGCTTTATGTCGATTTTAAGCTTGCAAGCGCTGCCGCGTCGGCTCAAGCTCGACTTTAGCGATGTGTTTAGCGGGGGTTTCGAGTTTGACGAAATTCACGGCACGGCGGTGATCGAGCAGGGCATCGCCAAAACCAATAATCTGAAAATCAACGGCCCAGCGGCCAAAGTGCGCTTTACGGGCGACGCCAATTTTGTCGCTGGCACCCAGCATTTGCGGGTGCGAGTAGTGCCCAGCATTGGCGGCGCGGTGGCGCTGGGGGTGGCGGTGGTGAACCCGATTATTGGTCTGGCGACGCTGGCGGCGCAATCGGCGCTCGATAATCCGCTCGGCGAGCTGGTGGCGTATGAGTTCCAAATTGACGGTAGCATGGCTGATCCGCAGATCAAGAAAATCGGCGTCAGGCCGGAGCGGCCTTTCTCTAACTAG
- a CDS encoding GNAT family N-acetyltransferase, producing MALEIREIEFSEYERAAEVVWASFLHLAAQYQSTAGIEQFRLFAQASEIRARDAVGGLCHVAVIQNTIIGVLQARADSHIALLFVLPEFQSRGVGRALIRAADAQQRLLTVNASLNSVNAYMRYGFMPIGAEQLSDTGIRFVPMKRF from the coding sequence ATGGCATTAGAAATCCGCGAGATTGAATTTTCCGAGTACGAGCGCGCTGCCGAGGTGGTCTGGGCTTCGTTCCTGCACCTTGCAGCGCAATATCAAAGCACTGCTGGCATCGAGCAATTTAGGCTCTTTGCTCAAGCCAGCGAAATCCGCGCGCGCGATGCGGTGGGCGGTCTGTGCCATGTGGCGGTGATTCAAAACACCATCATTGGCGTGCTGCAGGCACGCGCCGACTCGCATATTGCACTGTTATTTGTGCTGCCCGAATTTCAAAGCCGTGGCGTTGGCCGAGCGCTGATCCGTGCAGCTGATGCACAGCAGCGCTTGCTCACAGTCAACGCCAGCCTCAATAGCGTCAACGCCTATATGCGCTATGGCTTTATGCCGATTGGTGCCGAGCAGCTTAGCGATACCGGCATTCGTTTTGTGCCGATGAAGCGGTTTTGA
- a CDS encoding carbon-nitrogen hydrolase family protein, whose amino-acid sequence MNSLIACAIQMVSGPDVASNLSHAARLIASAAAAGAQLIVLPEYFAIMGQSDRDKLAHQEPYQEPCQADHQADHQADYQAAPLQHFLATQAREHQIWLVGGTIPLVSGQPDKVMNSCLAYNPAGECVARYDKIHLFGFANGSECFAEADTICAGQQPVAFDTPFGRIGLAVCYDLRFPELFRSMDTVGEVDIWVLPAAFTATTGRAHWEVLLRARAIENQCFVVASGQGGVHPSGRATFGHSMLIDPWGVVLDVLPEGEGLALAELKATQLHRVRTILPALKHRVF is encoded by the coding sequence ATGAATAGTTTAATCGCCTGTGCCATCCAGATGGTGTCTGGCCCGGATGTAGCCAGCAATTTGTCACACGCAGCTCGCCTGATCGCCAGCGCAGCCGCAGCCGGGGCGCAACTGATCGTCTTGCCCGAATATTTCGCGATTATGGGTCAAAGTGATCGCGACAAGCTGGCACATCAAGAGCCATATCAGGAGCCGTGCCAAGCCGATCACCAAGCCGATCACCAGGCCGATTACCAGGCCGCGCCGCTGCAACATTTTCTGGCCACACAAGCGCGCGAGCATCAGATCTGGCTGGTCGGCGGCACGATTCCTCTGGTATCCGGCCAGCCCGATAAAGTGATGAATAGTTGCTTGGCATATAACCCAGCGGGCGAGTGTGTCGCGCGCTATGACAAAATCCATCTATTTGGTTTTGCCAACGGCAGCGAATGCTTTGCCGAGGCCGATACCATTTGCGCCGGGCAGCAGCCGGTGGCGTTTGACACGCCGTTTGGTCGCATCGGGCTGGCGGTTTGCTATGATTTGCGCTTTCCCGAGCTGTTTCGCTCGATGGATACGGTCGGCGAGGTGGATATTTGGGTGCTGCCCGCCGCGTTTACGGCCACCACCGGGCGCGCGCACTGGGAAGTGCTGCTGCGCGCGCGCGCGATTGAAAACCAGTGTTTTGTCGTGGCGTCCGGCCAAGGCGGCGTACACCCGAGCGGGCGCGCCACTTTTGGCCACAGCATGCTGATCGATCCGTGGGGCGTGGTGCTCGATGTCCTGCCCGAGGGCGAAGGGCTGGCGCTGGCCGAGCTCAAAGCCACGCAATTACACAGAGTCAGAACGATATTGCCAGCACTGAAGCATCGTGTGTTTTAA
- a CDS encoding nucleoid-associated protein — translation MTLNTIEHLIIHQLHKEPNGPARVALGTAPLAINSASQRLVDHLCELYGTRNGKGFGKFDLDDASFAMPKLIQQFAAEQSIDFLSLSQQMMAELQTRAEAEPLASGGYVLIAQVSNAAMQFIFIAIISEVIGTAMSDEMNVADSIHLDMDHLRVAGRIDLGSWKNGGERYVSFLRGRGDVAGYFKAFLGCNDVKTPLKETQKLVKGLEAFANEQAIAGNERDELFQRAHSYLDALGDGQGEVDLATVAEQVFPESPAQLQTALQSDELGINDGFVPDRRAIKPLMRFKANGAQWKLEFDRASLRSGAVIYDKYSDTLVLSNIPDELKKALLDQ, via the coding sequence ATGACGCTAAATACCATTGAACACCTGATTATCCACCAACTGCACAAAGAGCCTAACGGCCCGGCGCGTGTCGCGCTTGGTACTGCGCCGCTGGCGATCAATAGCGCGTCTCAGCGTCTGGTCGATCATTTGTGCGAGTTGTATGGCACGCGCAATGGCAAAGGTTTTGGCAAATTCGATCTGGACGACGCCAGCTTTGCCATGCCCAAACTTATTCAGCAATTTGCTGCTGAACAAAGCATTGATTTCTTGAGCTTAAGCCAGCAGATGATGGCTGAGCTGCAAACGCGCGCCGAGGCCGAGCCGCTGGCCAGCGGTGGCTATGTGCTGATCGCACAGGTGAGCAATGCTGCGATGCAGTTTATTTTTATCGCCATCATTAGCGAAGTGATCGGCACGGCAATGAGCGACGAGATGAATGTGGCCGATAGCATTCATCTGGATATGGATCATCTGCGCGTGGCCGGGCGGATTGATCTGGGCAGCTGGAAAAACGGTGGTGAGCGCTACGTGAGCTTTCTGCGTGGCCGCGGCGATGTGGCAGGGTATTTCAAAGCTTTTCTCGGCTGCAACGACGTTAAAACGCCGCTGAAAGAAACGCAAAAATTGGTCAAAGGACTGGAAGCCTTTGCTAACGAGCAGGCGATTGCCGGTAACGAGCGTGACGAGCTATTCCAGCGCGCGCATTCCTACCTGGATGCGCTGGGCGACGGGCAAGGCGAAGTCGATCTGGCGACGGTGGCCGAGCAGGTCTTTCCCGAATCGCCCGCGCAACTGCAAACGGCGCTGCAAAGCGATGAGCTGGGCATTAACGATGGCTTTGTCCCCGACCGCCGCGCGATCAAGCCGCTAATGCGGTTTAAGGCCAATGGAGCGCAATGGAAGCTGGAGTTTGACCGCGCCAGCCTGCGCAGCGGTGCGGTGATTTACGACAAATACAGCGACACGCTGGTGCTGTCGAATATTCCGGATGAGCTGAAAAAAGCCCTGCTTGATCAATAA
- the tldD gene encoding metalloprotease TldD, producing the protein MSISLDHFAIAEQQLLTPFSLDDQAINSVFGQMLSHEIDYADLYFQYSRSEAWSLDEGIVKSGSFNIDQGVGVRAISGEKTAFAYSDDISLAALNQAAQATRAIGRQGGQGIAPFAKKQQGLQLYTPKDPLASLDEAAKVALLEKIEQIARSLDPRVVQVMASLASEYEVIYIARHDGHRAADVRPLCRLSINVIIEQNGQREQGSAGGGGRFDYAYFTDAVLLDYAKRAVDQAVLNLDARPAPAGEMTVVLGSGWPGILLHEAIGHGLEGDFNRKGSSAFAGKIGQRVAAKGVTVVDDGTIADRRGSLNIDDEGNPTQRTVLIEDGILQGYLQDSLNARLMGMPATGNGRRESYAHITMPRMTNTLMENGDKDPAEIIASIERGLYAVNFGGGQVDITSGKFVFSAAEAWYVENGKMLYPVKGATLIGNGPDVLTRVSMIGNDMALDPGVGTCGKDGQSVPVGVGQPTLRIDGGLTVGGTAG; encoded by the coding sequence ATGAGCATCTCTTTGGATCATTTTGCAATCGCCGAGCAACAATTGCTCACGCCCTTTTCACTGGATGATCAGGCGATCAACTCGGTGTTTGGTCAAATGCTCAGCCATGAAATCGACTACGCCGATTTGTATTTCCAATACAGCCGCTCCGAGGCGTGGAGTCTGGACGAAGGCATTGTGAAATCGGGTAGCTTTAACATCGACCAGGGCGTTGGCGTGCGCGCGATCAGCGGCGAAAAAACCGCCTTTGCCTACTCGGACGACATCAGCCTCGCCGCTTTGAACCAAGCCGCACAAGCCACGCGCGCAATTGGTCGGCAAGGCGGGCAGGGTATTGCTCCCTTCGCCAAGAAGCAGCAAGGGCTGCAGCTCTATACCCCTAAAGATCCACTGGCAAGCCTGGATGAAGCAGCCAAAGTGGCGCTGCTGGAAAAAATCGAGCAAATCGCGCGTAGTCTGGACCCGCGCGTGGTGCAGGTGATGGCGAGCCTTGCCAGTGAATATGAAGTGATTTATATCGCCCGCCACGACGGACATCGCGCGGCCGATGTGCGCCCGCTATGCCGCCTATCGATCAATGTGATCATCGAGCAAAACGGCCAACGCGAGCAGGGTAGTGCCGGTGGCGGTGGCCGTTTTGATTACGCCTATTTCACCGACGCGGTGCTGCTCGATTACGCCAAACGCGCGGTCGATCAAGCGGTGCTCAATCTCGATGCGCGTCCTGCTCCGGCTGGAGAAATGACCGTGGTGCTTGGCAGTGGTTGGCCCGGCATTTTGCTGCACGAAGCGATTGGCCACGGCTTGGAAGGCGATTTTAACCGCAAGGGCAGCTCGGCGTTTGCCGGCAAAATCGGCCAGCGCGTCGCAGCTAAAGGCGTAACAGTGGTTGATGATGGCACGATTGCTGATCGTCGTGGCTCGCTCAATATTGACGACGAAGGCAACCCAACGCAACGCACCGTGTTGATCGAAGACGGCATTTTGCAAGGCTATTTGCAAGACAGCCTGAATGCGCGCCTGATGGGCATGCCAGCTACCGGCAACGGTCGGCGCGAAAGCTACGCGCATATCACGATGCCGCGCATGACCAATACGCTGATGGAAAACGGCGATAAAGACCCTGCCGAAATTATCGCTTCGATTGAGCGAGGCCTCTATGCCGTTAACTTTGGCGGCGGGCAGGTCGATATTACCAGCGGCAAATTTGTGTTCTCGGCCGCTGAGGCGTGGTACGTCGAAAACGGCAAAATGCTGTATCCGGTGAAAGGCGCAACGCTGATTGGCAATGGGCCAGACGTGCTAACGCGCGTGTCAATGATCGGCAATGATATGGCGCTTGATCCGGGCGTGGGTACTTGCGGTAAAGACGGCCAAAGCGTGCCGGTGGGCGTGGGGCAACCGACGTTGCGCATCGACGGTGGCCTGACCGTTGGCGGCACTGCGGGCTAA